A DNA window from uncultured Methanoregula sp. contains the following coding sequences:
- a CDS encoding type II secretion system F family protein: MNSYERFCFNLLSSRMKGQREQYAQLRNDLISARFKTPFEVYISTALVSSVLVGFLSAFVIGLFTYLLKLPLLIKYKGAVPTQFLILSPHALLLGTIAITIFSLIVFGGLTYAAFIMYPGIEAGNRRRNIDASLPYAINYITSMSTAGITPAEIFRLLGDSPIYGECSVEARYIAREIDIFGRDLIDAIRLVSASTPSKRMKEFLQGAMASISSGGNLTDYFRTKADQYALENRQTQKQFLDMLALIAESYVTAMVAGTLFLIILQSIMSVLSGDNRPLFLYAVVYIMIPMGSIAFVVMISTMTPES, encoded by the coding sequence ATGAATAGTTACGAGCGGTTCTGCTTCAATCTCCTGAGTAGCCGGATGAAAGGCCAGAGGGAGCAGTATGCCCAGCTCAGAAATGATCTGATCTCTGCCCGGTTCAAGACCCCGTTCGAAGTGTATATCTCGACGGCGCTTGTCAGTTCTGTTCTCGTCGGGTTCCTTTCAGCGTTTGTTATCGGCCTTTTCACGTACCTGCTCAAACTCCCTCTCCTGATCAAGTACAAAGGTGCAGTTCCGACTCAGTTCCTTATCCTCTCTCCCCATGCACTTCTCCTCGGGACGATTGCGATCACTATCTTCTCCCTGATCGTATTTGGCGGGCTCACGTATGCTGCGTTCATCATGTACCCGGGTATCGAAGCCGGCAACCGGCGCAGGAACATCGATGCAAGCCTGCCGTATGCAATTAATTACATCACCTCCATGTCCACGGCAGGAATTACACCTGCGGAGATCTTCCGGCTTCTCGGGGACAGCCCAATCTACGGGGAGTGTTCGGTTGAAGCCCGGTATATAGCCCGTGAGATCGACATATTCGGCCGCGACCTGATCGATGCCATCCGGCTTGTCTCGGCAAGCACTCCCAGCAAACGGATGAAGGAGTTCCTTCAGGGAGCTATGGCCAGTATCTCCAGCGGGGGTAATCTTACCGATTATTTCCGGACCAAGGCCGACCAGTATGCCCTTGAGAACCGCCAGACCCAGAAACAGTTCCTCGATATGCTCGCCCTCATTGCAGAGTCGTACGTGACGGCGATGGTAGCCGGGACGCTCTTTCTTATCATCCTGCAGTCCATCATGTCCGTCCTGTCCGGGGACAACCGCCCGCTCTTCCTCTATGCCGTTGTATATATCATGATCCCCATGGGAAGCATCGCGTTTGTTGTTATGATCAGCACCATGACACCGGAGTCCTGA
- a CDS encoding A24 family peptidase C-terminal domain-containing protein, which yields MELFYPMVISAIAVLATLIYTSYLDIRDRRVPFIHWLPMLVIGIICTGWLIWQTTANASLLLGYLALVTSFLYADYLDNRGRTDSMGLTGYYRKPAIWYYLAVVLILPALSWFVLAPSVNVQLVPWYAMFAGIFLYVSYREYKGTPPVKARKGKKPETNVSEAIERWYFVLIILIFAITSMIQFITPGGWGSPALLVMLPAVFCGVFYLFGRMHFFGGADAWALIFISFAVPTFPFTPLFGNPPLGFLSFSVLINALILNLAAPAGIFIINILRGNRAPLRYMFFGFPVKGDKIQDSWGFVMEEFEEKNGTVSRKFIGFFESIRRMYAGTGRVYTKDLREHPEEFSKELAVYKKAGTVWISYAVPFIIPITAGFITAIIFGDFLLAIMKFVI from the coding sequence ATGGAATTATTCTACCCGATGGTGATCTCGGCGATCGCAGTCCTTGCCACCCTGATCTATACCTCATATCTGGATATCAGGGATCGCCGGGTGCCATTTATTCACTGGCTCCCTATGCTTGTCATAGGGATTATCTGTACCGGCTGGCTCATCTGGCAGACAACCGCAAATGCAAGTCTCCTTCTTGGTTACCTGGCTCTTGTCACCAGTTTCCTGTACGCGGATTATCTTGACAACCGTGGCAGGACGGATTCCATGGGTCTTACGGGGTATTACCGGAAACCGGCCATCTGGTATTACCTTGCGGTCGTGCTCATTCTCCCGGCTCTTTCGTGGTTTGTCCTCGCACCCTCGGTGAATGTCCAGCTGGTTCCCTGGTATGCCATGTTTGCAGGGATTTTCCTGTACGTGAGCTACCGTGAGTACAAAGGTACTCCCCCGGTAAAAGCCCGCAAAGGCAAAAAACCGGAGACCAATGTATCCGAAGCCATCGAGCGATGGTATTTTGTCCTGATCATCCTGATCTTCGCAATAACGAGCATGATCCAGTTCATCACCCCTGGCGGCTGGGGCTCACCAGCGCTTCTCGTCATGCTCCCTGCCGTCTTCTGCGGGGTTTTCTACCTCTTCGGGAGAATGCACTTCTTTGGCGGGGCGGATGCCTGGGCACTCATCTTCATCTCGTTTGCCGTACCCACGTTTCCGTTCACCCCGCTCTTTGGAAATCCACCCTTGGGCTTCTTGTCCTTCTCGGTGCTGATCAATGCTCTCATCCTCAACCTCGCTGCCCCGGCAGGGATCTTTATTATCAATATCCTGCGGGGCAACCGGGCTCCCCTGAGGTACATGTTCTTCGGCTTTCCGGTCAAGGGGGATAAGATCCAGGACTCCTGGGGTTTCGTGATGGAGGAGTTCGAGGAGAAGAACGGGACAGTTTCCCGGAAGTTCATCGGCTTCTTCGAGTCCATCCGCAGGATGTACGCCGGGACCGGCCGGGTGTACACAAAAGATCTCCGGGAACACCCGGAAGAGTTCTCCAAAGAGCTTGCCGTCTACAAAAAAGCCGGCACGGTGTGGATCTCCTACGCAGTACCATTCATAATTCCGATAACCGCCGGCTTTATCACGGCAATAATATTTGGAGATTTCCTCCTTGCAATCATGAAATTTGTTATCTGA
- a CDS encoding type II secretion system F family protein, protein MGFKEIFNHLKSHGPESPPQMKAAELEVAEKEFSEITQKLEHERRSREGFGRFLKHPLRVLTEKPVNILIVSIPLSLIIFFGGFLSLIQSHGISVIFKTTTVDDVVIFAVLVAIIPLAVLDFLEQARIRNLENALPNFFRDLAGMNDSGMTLPNAVHLVASAEYGALTPHIRKLDNEMSWGVTFVEALYRFGKGLGTKMADRSVDLIAKASKAGGDVSEVLRAAAKDTFEVVNLQTERSNNMLIYVIIVLVSFAVFLFVIAILVSSFLSTMATAGAAAAAAGASGFMGKIDMFTYKRLFSHAAILQGFFSGLVAGQMGEGRVTAGLKYCALMVIIAWITFRFFI, encoded by the coding sequence ATGGGTTTCAAGGAGATCTTCAACCACCTCAAGAGTCATGGTCCTGAGAGCCCGCCTCAGATGAAGGCTGCCGAACTGGAGGTTGCGGAAAAGGAATTCAGCGAGATAACTCAGAAACTGGAACACGAGCGCAGGAGCCGCGAAGGATTCGGGCGTTTCCTTAAGCATCCCCTACGTGTACTGACGGAAAAGCCCGTTAATATCCTTATCGTATCCATTCCCCTCTCGCTCATCATCTTTTTCGGGGGATTTCTCTCCCTTATCCAATCGCACGGCATCTCTGTCATCTTCAAAACCACGACCGTTGATGATGTAGTGATCTTTGCAGTGCTTGTTGCCATCATTCCTCTGGCAGTCCTGGATTTCCTTGAGCAGGCCCGGATCAGGAACCTTGAAAATGCCCTGCCCAACTTCTTCCGGGATCTTGCCGGCATGAATGATTCCGGTATGACCCTGCCGAATGCAGTCCATCTAGTTGCCTCGGCCGAATACGGGGCGCTGACGCCCCATATACGGAAGCTGGACAACGAGATGTCCTGGGGGGTCACTTTTGTTGAGGCACTCTATCGTTTTGGCAAAGGGCTCGGGACAAAGATGGCGGACCGTTCGGTTGACCTTATTGCCAAAGCGAGCAAGGCCGGTGGCGATGTGAGCGAGGTACTGCGGGCAGCAGCAAAAGACACGTTCGAGGTGGTCAACCTCCAGACCGAGCGGAGCAACAACATGCTCATCTATGTCATCATCGTCCTCGTCTCGTTTGCTGTATTCCTGTTCGTTATCGCGATCCTCGTCTCGTCCTTCCTCTCGACTATGGCTACTGCGGGGGCGGCAGCAGCGGCAGCCGGGGCCAGCGGTTTTATGGGCAAGATCGATATGTTCACGTACAAGCGGCTCTTCTCCCATGCAGCAATACTTCAGGGGTTCTTCTCGGGTCTTGTAGCAGGGCAGATGGGGGAGGGGCGGGTCACCGCCGGGCTCAAGTACTGCGCACTCATGGTGATCATCGCCTGGATCACGTTCCGGTTTTTCATCTGA
- a CDS encoding ferredoxin — protein sequence MHVTIDRSSCISCGACWNICPEVFCQNPCDGFSEMAEEFRFGNDRAEGFVPESLASCARDAEQLCPVHIILIECG from the coding sequence ATGCATGTAACGATCGACCGCTCGTCCTGCATTTCCTGCGGGGCCTGCTGGAATATCTGCCCGGAGGTCTTTTGCCAGAATCCTTGCGATGGGTTTTCCGAGATGGCCGAGGAGTTCCGGTTTGGTAATGACCGGGCAGAGGGTTTCGTTCCGGAATCTCTGGCTTCCTGTGCACGGGATGCAGAACAGTTGTGCCCGGTTCATATCATATTGATCGAATGCGGGTAG
- a CDS encoding response regulator, with translation MPPIPRILIVEDDEIIANLITTMLERKGYAVIGKSGSGEIAIRMAAELEPDLVIMDINLNGKLDGVTAARYIFQLFHAPIIFLTAMYDESLLERAKGAQPLGYILKPFTDKELGSNVELALYNHAFRKKFLDAFPIGDPKKIVGALEAILILDPKGMIVYFNPYSARILDLPEEQILMRHWRDVLMLINDQTNEELKDPVTEVVKQMLVVINEFNTALVTRTNKNRKVSVIVRPIKDDHNDLLGILMHIKEKTLDQIKMARKF, from the coding sequence ATGCCTCCGATACCACGGATTCTCATAGTCGAAGACGATGAAATCATCGCCAACCTGATAACCACGATGCTGGAGCGCAAGGGGTATGCGGTCATAGGGAAGAGTGGATCGGGAGAAATTGCGATCCGCATGGCTGCTGAGCTGGAACCCGATCTCGTTATCATGGATATCAATCTCAACGGCAAGCTCGACGGGGTTACCGCAGCCCGGTATATCTTTCAGCTCTTCCATGCACCGATCATTTTCTTAACTGCCATGTACGACGAGTCCCTGCTCGAGCGGGCCAAGGGAGCCCAGCCTCTGGGATATATCCTCAAACCTTTCACGGACAAGGAACTGGGTTCGAACGTGGAACTTGCCCTCTATAACCACGCGTTCCGGAAGAAGTTTCTCGATGCGTTCCCTATAGGAGATCCAAAAAAGATTGTCGGGGCACTTGAAGCGATCCTGATCCTCGATCCAAAGGGGATGATTGTTTATTTCAACCCCTATTCGGCACGAATCCTGGATCTTCCCGAAGAGCAGATCCTGATGCGCCATTGGCGGGATGTCCTGATGCTTATCAATGACCAGACCAATGAGGAGCTCAAGGATCCCGTGACGGAAGTCGTCAAACAGATGCTCGTTGTGATAAATGAATTCAATACTGCTCTTGTAACCCGGACCAACAAGAACCGTAAAGTCAGCGTGATTGTACGCCCGATCAAGGATGATCACAATGATCTTCTGGGCATCCTGATGCATATCAAGGAGAAAACACTCGACCAGATAAAAATGGCAAGAAAGTTTTAG
- the minD gene encoding cell division ATPase MinD — protein MVKVYTIASGKGGTGKTMVSVNLGTMLAELGKKTYLMDADIGMANIGLLLGLQDAPMTLHEVLAGKGTIGEAIYEGPAGLKVIPSGISLQGFQQADPDRIRDVMTEIVKRCEFLLIDAPAGISRDGVIPLAIADEVILVVNPELSSIVDALKTKILTEVVGGQVKGIIVNRVDQEKTDLITRKMEKALGAKVIGIIPEDPNIRRASAAKTPIVIKYPDSPASKAIRKIAYEMTGLNSIEDETVPAKPGFIDRFTKALFRKKQQP, from the coding sequence ATGGTCAAAGTGTATACCATTGCTTCCGGAAAAGGAGGAACCGGCAAGACCATGGTCTCTGTTAACCTCGGGACCATGCTTGCAGAACTCGGGAAAAAAACCTATCTCATGGATGCAGATATTGGCATGGCAAATATCGGCCTTCTTCTCGGACTGCAGGATGCACCGATGACCCTGCATGAGGTCCTGGCCGGTAAAGGAACCATTGGAGAAGCCATCTACGAAGGGCCGGCAGGCCTCAAGGTTATCCCGAGCGGGATCTCCCTGCAGGGTTTCCAGCAGGCGGATCCCGACCGGATCCGGGATGTCATGACCGAGATTGTAAAACGCTGCGAGTTCCTCTTGATCGATGCACCGGCAGGCATCAGCAGGGACGGGGTCATACCGCTTGCGATTGCCGATGAAGTGATCCTTGTGGTCAACCCGGAACTCTCCTCAATTGTCGATGCTCTCAAAACCAAGATACTCACCGAGGTTGTCGGGGGACAGGTCAAGGGGATCATCGTCAACAGGGTCGACCAGGAGAAGACCGATCTCATTACCAGGAAAATGGAGAAAGCACTCGGTGCAAAAGTGATAGGGATCATTCCGGAGGATCCGAATATCCGGCGGGCATCTGCCGCAAAAACGCCGATTGTGATAAAATATCCGGATTCCCCGGCCTCAAAAGCCATCAGAAAGATCGCTTATGAAATGACGGGCCTGAACTCCATTGAGGATGAGACGGTCCCGGCGAAGCCCGGCTTTATTGACCGGTTCACAAAAGCACTTTTCAGGAAAAAACAGCAGCCATAA
- a CDS encoding ATPase, T2SS/T4P/T4SS family yields MGKDDDDSLDGVNSFMKKIGRAKKTQSAPVNPPESLSPDNPEPTGDFSLLLKKMQPAIPSDQTPSGIPEYLPPDRSAGDSAMSLDDLLEDDAEEIPLATPPQPKGFPEQIDTTASTPLETSPGPELESSIPTPSGAPLAKPAHGNVTPPPVASDPMDVPAARAGASLPEPDVSEEDEKIITVDQISNISGLILPKGTTFSIDELRLHGNISSYAGFGTGTLPTEIDELWKKNFSSAGFKDLDIGQDLLDAESKTSKELKKFSIGSLFKAIRQDQEEYDPAKHGPLVDLTFPPLSNIEEMELYPVNEPYAYIRVTYDHSTHEYTYHVLEPALTDPEKELLKELKERLFETLDINTKDISKDEAKTKLRTATVDIIHDYGIRLSPLQREKIHYNMYKDFLGDGLIDAIMHDKYIEDISCDGVHTPIFAFHSSYESMKTTLLYHTAEDLDSFVTKLAQRAGKYISIAEPILDATMQDGSRIQMTLGTEVTAHGSTFTIRKFKDEPITPTDLIEWHTFSPLAIAYIWLAVENGKSAIFAGGTASGKTTALNAISLFIPPMAKVVSLEDTREVKLPHPNWIPSVTRDSFDTAGRGEINMYELLRAAMRQRPEYIIVGEVRGKECQTLFQAMSTGHVTYSTTHADSVASVVHRIENPPMDVPRNMLSALDFICVQVQARVGGKRIRRNKQIVEILDIDPRTNELITNEVFKWRSATDEHTYSGKSYLLEEIMEAKGWSESRMREELKRRQEVLEWMRTKKIRHYKDVAKILISYHRDPEAVIENVRKDLYE; encoded by the coding sequence ATGGGAAAGGATGACGACGATTCGCTTGACGGGGTGAATTCGTTCATGAAAAAGATTGGCAGGGCAAAGAAAACACAATCTGCTCCTGTTAACCCCCCGGAGTCTCTCTCCCCAGACAACCCGGAGCCTACGGGTGACTTCTCCCTTCTGTTGAAAAAGATGCAGCCTGCCATCCCGTCCGATCAGACCCCATCAGGAATTCCCGAGTATCTACCTCCTGATAGATCTGCCGGGGATTCCGCAATGTCTCTTGACGACCTGCTTGAAGATGATGCAGAAGAGATCCCCCTTGCCACTCCGCCCCAGCCCAAAGGATTCCCTGAGCAGATCGACACCACGGCGTCCACGCCCCTGGAGACTTCTCCGGGACCGGAGCTGGAATCTTCCATCCCCACCCCATCCGGCGCCCCGTTGGCAAAACCCGCTCACGGGAACGTAACCCCTCCGCCAGTTGCGTCAGATCCTATGGATGTGCCAGCAGCCCGGGCAGGGGCATCTTTGCCGGAACCGGACGTGTCGGAGGAGGATGAGAAGATCATAACCGTTGATCAGATCTCCAATATCTCCGGTCTTATCCTTCCCAAGGGTACAACATTCAGTATCGATGAACTCCGTCTGCACGGGAATATCAGCTCATATGCAGGATTCGGCACGGGAACCCTCCCGACCGAGATTGATGAGCTCTGGAAGAAAAACTTCTCTTCTGCGGGGTTCAAGGATCTCGATATCGGGCAGGATCTTCTGGATGCGGAATCGAAAACCTCAAAAGAATTAAAAAAATTCAGTATCGGGTCGCTCTTCAAGGCCATCCGCCAGGATCAGGAAGAATATGATCCGGCAAAACACGGCCCGCTTGTAGACCTTACGTTTCCCCCTCTCTCCAACATAGAGGAGATGGAACTGTACCCGGTGAACGAACCCTATGCATACATCCGGGTAACCTATGATCACTCCACCCACGAGTATACGTACCATGTACTTGAGCCGGCCCTGACCGATCCGGAAAAAGAGCTCCTCAAGGAACTCAAGGAGCGGCTCTTTGAGACGCTCGACATCAATACCAAGGATATCTCCAAGGATGAAGCGAAGACAAAGCTCCGAACTGCAACTGTGGATATCATTCACGATTATGGTATCCGGCTCTCGCCCCTGCAGCGGGAGAAGATCCATTACAATATGTACAAGGATTTTCTTGGTGACGGCCTAATCGACGCGATCATGCATGACAAGTATATCGAGGATATCTCCTGCGACGGCGTCCACACCCCGATATTTGCGTTTCACTCCAGCTATGAGTCGATGAAAACAACGCTCCTGTACCATACGGCGGAGGATCTCGATTCATTCGTTACCAAGCTTGCCCAGCGGGCCGGCAAATATATCTCGATTGCGGAACCGATCCTGGATGCAACCATGCAGGACGGCTCCCGTATCCAGATGACGCTCGGGACCGAAGTGACCGCCCACGGTTCAACGTTCACTATCCGCAAATTCAAGGACGAACCTATCACCCCCACCGATCTCATCGAATGGCACACCTTCTCCCCCCTTGCCATTGCCTACATCTGGCTGGCCGTGGAAAACGGCAAATCTGCCATCTTTGCCGGTGGAACTGCATCCGGTAAGACCACGGCCCTGAACGCGATCTCCCTTTTCATTCCCCCCATGGCAAAGGTGGTCTCCCTTGAAGATACCCGGGAAGTCAAGCTCCCGCACCCGAACTGGATTCCGAGCGTAACGCGGGACTCGTTCGACACTGCCGGAAGGGGGGAGATCAACATGTATGAACTCCTTCGGGCAGCGATGCGTCAGCGGCCCGAGTATATCATTGTCGGGGAGGTCCGCGGCAAGGAATGCCAGACCCTCTTCCAGGCAATGAGCACCGGCCATGTCACGTATTCGACTACTCACGCTGACTCGGTTGCGAGCGTTGTGCACCGGATCGAGAATCCCCCGATGGATGTGCCCCGGAACATGCTCTCGGCCCTGGATTTCATCTGTGTCCAGGTCCAGGCGCGGGTTGGCGGGAAACGGATTCGGCGGAACAAGCAGATTGTCGAGATCCTGGATATCGATCCAAGGACGAACGAGCTTATCACCAACGAAGTCTTCAAGTGGCGGTCTGCAACTGATGAGCACACATATTCGGGAAAATCCTACCTTCTCGAAGAGATCATGGAGGCTAAGGGCTGGAGCGAGAGCCGGATGCGGGAAGAACTCAAGCGCCGGCAGGAAGTGCTCGAATGGATGCGGACCAAGAAGATCCGGCACTACAAGGATGTTGCAAAGATCCTCATCTCCTATCACCGGGACCCGGAGGCGGTCATCGAGAACGTGAGGAAAGACCTCTATGAATAG
- the yciH gene encoding stress response translation initiation inhibitor YciH, translating to MIGGICPTCGLPKELCICEEVAKEQQRINVKVNKRRYGKEVTVIEGLDPTDIDLEDLSKYMKGKLACGGTVKGNSIELQGNHRDRVKELLSLKGYSTENIS from the coding sequence ATGATTGGTGGGATTTGCCCGACGTGTGGTCTACCGAAAGAATTGTGCATCTGTGAGGAGGTAGCAAAGGAACAGCAGCGGATCAATGTCAAAGTCAACAAACGCCGGTACGGAAAAGAAGTAACCGTCATCGAAGGACTTGATCCGACTGATATCGATCTGGAAGACCTTTCAAAATATATGAAAGGCAAACTGGCCTGCGGCGGTACGGTCAAAGGCAATTCCATTGAATTGCAGGGAAACCACCGCGACCGGGTAAAGGAACTCCTTTCTCTCAAAGGCTACAGCACGGAAAATATTTCCTGA
- a CDS encoding cobyric acid synthase, which produces MSLFVVGTSSHVGKSVTVAAICRCLVRRGMTVAPFKSQNMSLNSYVTPDGGEIGMAQAMQATAAKLLPHTDMNPVLLKPKGDSTSQVVLNGRPYKDVPIGEYYRETPFLLEKALDSYRRLESEYGQVVVEGAGGAAEINLYDRDIANTQLAKCLNIPLVLVADIERGGVFAQVYGTISLLPEDIRPLVRGIIINKFRGDPAIFTPGIRQIEDLCGVPVLGVVPYFSLPLPSEDSLSIGDKRPSAAMIRIAVIRLPRISNFTDFELLEQHASVEYVFPGASLAAYDCVIIPGTKNTIEDLQELRKTGMDDELRRAREKKVPIIGICGGYQMLGTTLIDAGFESAEGTYEGLGLLDCVTHFISYQKTTTQVTRAACNVPPILSAAGEVTGYEIHMGTTVKSSGHEALHGDGLASDDGLVFGTYLHGFLQNPSAANALLSYLYAKKGLPFDPVKASADPYDLLAEIYENHVDMDAIEALVKGA; this is translated from the coding sequence ATGTCGTTGTTTGTTGTCGGGACCTCATCCCATGTTGGCAAGAGCGTGACCGTTGCTGCTATCTGCCGCTGTCTGGTGCGCCGGGGAATGACGGTTGCACCTTTCAAGTCCCAGAACATGAGCCTGAACTCGTATGTCACTCCCGATGGGGGAGAGATCGGGATGGCCCAGGCCATGCAGGCCACGGCGGCAAAGCTCCTGCCTCATACGGATATGAATCCGGTCCTTCTCAAACCCAAGGGGGATTCTACCTCTCAGGTGGTTCTCAACGGACGGCCCTACAAGGATGTCCCTATCGGTGAATATTACCGGGAAACTCCGTTTTTACTCGAAAAGGCCCTTGACTCCTACCGCCGCCTTGAATCCGAGTACGGGCAGGTTGTCGTGGAAGGAGCCGGTGGTGCTGCGGAGATCAATCTCTATGACCGGGATATTGCCAACACCCAGCTGGCAAAATGCCTTAATATTCCCCTGGTGCTGGTTGCCGATATCGAACGAGGCGGGGTGTTCGCCCAGGTTTATGGTACGATCTCGCTTTTACCGGAGGATATCCGGCCCCTTGTCAGAGGGATCATTATCAACAAGTTCCGGGGAGACCCGGCAATATTTACCCCGGGGATACGGCAGATTGAGGATCTTTGTGGTGTGCCGGTGCTGGGCGTTGTTCCGTACTTCTCTCTCCCGCTTCCCAGCGAAGACTCTCTCTCTATCGGGGATAAGAGACCCTCAGCTGCAATGATCCGGATAGCGGTCATAAGGCTGCCCCGGATCTCGAATTTTACGGATTTTGAACTCCTGGAACAGCATGCTTCGGTCGAATATGTCTTTCCTGGGGCTTCCCTTGCAGCATACGATTGTGTGATCATTCCGGGTACCAAGAATACGATCGAGGATCTTCAGGAACTCAGAAAAACCGGAATGGACGATGAACTGCGTCGGGCCCGGGAAAAGAAGGTACCGATTATCGGTATCTGCGGAGGGTACCAGATGCTTGGCACCACTCTCATAGATGCGGGGTTTGAATCTGCAGAAGGGACCTACGAAGGTCTCGGGTTGCTGGACTGTGTCACCCATTTTATCTCATATCAGAAGACGACAACGCAGGTCACCCGGGCTGCCTGCAATGTTCCGCCCATCCTGTCCGCTGCAGGGGAGGTCACCGGTTATGAGATCCATATGGGAACAACAGTCAAGAGTTCCGGCCATGAAGCCCTCCATGGGGATGGCCTGGCGAGTGATGACGGCCTTGTTTTCGGGACCTACTTGCATGGTTTTCTCCAGAATCCGTCAGCGGCAAACGCTCTGCTCTCCTACCTGTACGCAAAGAAAGGGCTGCCATTTGATCCTGTTAAGGCTTCAGCCGATCCGTATGACCTGCTTGCGGAGATCTATGAGAACCACGTGGACATGGATGCTATCGAGGCGCTTGTAAAGGGCGCATGA
- a CDS encoding antibiotic biosynthesis monooxygenase produces the protein MTLADSPSNPITVVRIHYVKEGCEPQFEAELKKLMEVFSSLPANLGITIFRPGKHHDGVYRVVYKFASKEELDRWHTSPTYLTWLETERGLTIAPPRMEVLTGLETWFTLPGQHVVKPPKRFKQAVISWIAVFPLTYIIALCINPIVGSQDLLVQKFISATILIPVLAWAAMPALTKVFANWLYEAEEMSIPGEREPFS, from the coding sequence ATGACGCTGGCAGATTCCCCGAGCAACCCCATAACGGTCGTGCGGATCCATTACGTGAAAGAAGGCTGTGAGCCGCAATTCGAAGCCGAACTGAAAAAACTCATGGAGGTCTTTTCCTCCCTCCCGGCAAACCTCGGCATAACGATATTCCGGCCGGGAAAACACCATGACGGGGTGTACCGGGTTGTTTACAAGTTTGCATCCAAGGAGGAACTCGACCGGTGGCATACATCTCCAACCTACCTTACCTGGCTTGAGACCGAGCGGGGGCTCACCATCGCCCCGCCCCGCATGGAAGTGCTCACCGGCCTTGAGACCTGGTTCACCCTTCCCGGGCAGCATGTGGTAAAACCCCCTAAAAGGTTCAAGCAGGCGGTAATCTCGTGGATTGCGGTCTTTCCGCTCACCTACATCATTGCACTCTGCATAAACCCCATCGTGGGATCGCAGGATCTGCTCGTCCAGAAGTTTATTTCAGCTACCATCCTGATACCCGTTCTTGCCTGGGCAGCAATGCCTGCACTTACAAAGGTGTTTGCCAACTGGCTGTATGAGGCCGAGGAGATGTCAATTCCCGGGGAGAGGGAACCGTTCTCCTGA
- the hisI gene encoding phosphoribosyl-AMP cyclohydrolase: MLNLKFADELIPVIVQDAQTREVLMMAYANNEAVRLTQETDFAHYYSRSRKKLWKKGEESGHFQKVLRILTDCDEDCLIYEVEQTGAACHTGYMSCFYRTLDGNVVGTKVFDPEKVYKKPGH, translated from the coding sequence ATGCTGAACCTGAAATTTGCAGATGAACTTATTCCGGTGATCGTGCAGGACGCACAGACCCGCGAAGTGCTCATGATGGCATACGCAAACAACGAAGCGGTCCGGCTCACGCAGGAGACCGACTTTGCCCACTACTACAGCCGGAGCAGGAAGAAACTCTGGAAGAAAGGCGAGGAGAGCGGCCACTTCCAGAAAGTCCTGCGGATCCTCACGGACTGCGATGAGGACTGCCTCATTTACGAGGTGGAACAGACCGGCGCTGCATGCCACACGGGATATATGTCCTGTTTTTACCGGACACTGGACGGCAATGTTGTCGGGACCAAGGTCTTCGATCCAGAAAAAGTCTACAAGAAGCCGGGCCATTGA